A genomic region of Raphanus sativus cultivar WK10039 chromosome 6, ASM80110v3, whole genome shotgun sequence contains the following coding sequences:
- the LOC108811251 gene encoding protein phosphatase 2C 32, producing MGNGTSRVVGCFVPSNEKNGVDSEFLEPLDEGLGHSFCYVRPSIFESPDITPYNSERFTIDSSTLDSETLSGSFRNEVVDDPSYLNRHNSKGLGETTFKAISGASVSANVSTARTGNQMALCSSDVLEPAATFESTSSFASIPLQPVPRGGSGPLNGFMSGPLERGFASGPLDRNNGFMSGPIEKGVMSGPLDVSDKSNFSAPLSFRRRKPRFQRFMKSVSGPMRSTLARTFSRRSGGLSWMNRFFLHPETRVSWPGGKEGKLHGEDHPESCLESNRHLQWAHGRAGEDRVHVVLSEEQGWLFIGIYDGFSGPDAPDFVMSHLYKAIDKELEGLLWVYDEPSEDNPLQPDQEPHSTQSNLFVPETISEQHSKSVQEGSEDVMTDSKSSLENADTQIADGPPGNLAGPGKKSTRLYELLQLERWDGEEHSHGGSVAANEMTNQVENPSTSGGNDPCTNENTVLDEIPNSGQIHGTKKSQISSKIRRMYQKQKSLRKKLFPWSYDWHREEGTTTCVEEKIVESSGPIRRRWSGTVDHDDVLRAMARALKSTEEAYMEMVEKSLDINPELALMGSCVLVMLMKDQDVYVMNVGDSRAILAQERLHDRHSNPGFGIEEGMGHKSRSRESLVRMELDRISEESPIHNLTTQISVSNKNRDVTSYRLKMRAVQLSSDHSTSVEEEVSRIRSEHPEDEQSILKDRVKGQLKVTRAFGAGFLKKPSFNEALLEMFRVDYIGTDPYISCEPCTVHHRLTSSDRFLVLCSDGLYEYFSNEEIVAHVTWFIENVPDGDPAQYLIAELLSRAATKNGMEFHDLLDIPQGDRRKYHDDVSVMVVSLEGRIWRSSGQYYPERKPKSSR from the exons ATGGGAAACGGAACTTCCCGTGTTGTCGGCTGTTTCGTGCCGTCTAACGAGAAAAACGGCGTCGATTCGGAGTTTCTGGAGCCTTTAGATGAAGGTTTAGGGCATTCCTTTTGCTACGTTAGGCCGAGCATCTTCGAGTCTCCTGATATTACTCCTTATAACTCGGAGAGGTTCACCATTGATTCAAGCACGCTTGACTCCGAGACTCTCAGTGGTTCTTTCCGAAACGAGGTCGTTGATGATCCTTCTTACTTGAATAGACACAACAGCAAAGGCTTGGGGGAGACAACCTTTAAGGCAATCTCAGGCGCTTCGGTTAGTGCCAATGTGTCCACGGCTAGGACTGGGAATCAGATGGCATTGTGTTCAAGTGACGTGTTGGAGCCTGCTGCTACGTTCGAGAGCACGTCTTCCTTTGCTTCGATTCCTTTGCAGCCGGTCCCTCGTGGTGGCTCCGGACCGTTGAACGGGTTCATGTCAGGGCCTTTAGAGAGAGGTTTTGCATCTGGTCCTTTGGATAGAAACAACGGTTTCATGTCAGGGCCTATAGAGAAAGGAGTCATGTCTGGACCTCTTGATGTATCTGATAAATCTAATTTCTCGGCGCCGCTTTCTTTTAGACGCAGAAAGCCTCGGTTTCAACGGTTTATGAAAAGTGTGAGCGGACCAATGAGGAGTACATTAGCGAGAACGTTTTCTAGACGGTCTGGAGGTTTAAGTTGGATGAATCGCTTCTTCTTGCATCCAGAGACTAGGGTGTCCTGGCCTGGAGGGAAAGAAGGTAAACTACATGGTGAAGACCACCCGGAGAGTTGTCTAGAGAGCAACCGTCACTTGCAGTGGGCTCATGGGAGAGCTGGAGAAGACAGAGTTCATGTTGTGCTTTCAGAGGAACAAGGATGGCTTTTTATAGGGATATATGATGGGTTTAGTGGACCAGATGCTCCAGATTTCGTGATGAGCCATCTGTACAAAGCTATAGACAAGGAACTGGAAGGTCTTCTCTGGGTTTATGACGAGCCATCGGAAGATAACCCATTGCAGCCAGACCAGGAACCTCATTCCACACAGAGTAACTTGTTTGTTCCAGAAACTATCAGTGAGCAGCATTCAAAGTCAGTGCAAGAAGGAAGTGAAGATGTTATGACTGATAGTAAAAGTAGCCTTGAAAATGCAGACACTCAGATTGCTGATGGTCCACCTGGAAACTTAGCAGGTCCTGGGAAGAAAAGCACGAGACTTTACGAGCTACTTCAATTAGAACGGTGGGATGGAGAAGAACATTCTCATGGAGGGAGTGTGGCTGCAAATGAAATGACCAACCAGGTTGAAAATCCATCTACTTCAGGTGGAAATGATCCGTGTACCAACGAGAATACCGTTCTTGATGAGATTCCAAACTCGGGTCAAATCCATGGGACTAAAAAATCGCAGATAAGCTCAAAGATAAGAAGAATGTATCAAAAGCAAAAGTCTTTACGGAAAAAGCTGTTTCCTTGGAGTTACGACTGGCACAGGGAAGAAGGGACGACGACTTGCGTTGAAGAGAAGATAGTGGAGTCATCAGGACCAATTAGGAGACGCTGGTCAGGAACCGTAGACCATGATGATGTGCTAAGAGCAATGGCTAGAGCACTAAAAAGCACTGAAGAGGCTTACATGGAAATGGTAGAGAAGTCTCTTGACATAAACCCGGAGCTTGCTCTGATGGGTTCATGTGTTCTTGTAATGCTGATGAAAGATCAAGATGTTTACGTGATGAATGTTGGGGATAGTAGGGCTATCTTAGCTCAAGAAAGGCTCCATGATCGTCATTCTAATCCCGGGTTTGGAATTGAGGAAGGGATGGGGCATAAGAGTAGGTCAAGAGAATCACTAGTGCGTATGGAACTAGATAGAATATCAGAAGAATCTCCAATACACAATCTAACCACTCAGATTAGTGTCTCAAACAAAAACAGAGATGTGACTTCTTACCGGTTAAAGATGAGAGCCGTTCAACTCTCAAGTGACCATAGCACAAGTGTGGAAGAG GAAGTTTCAAGAATTAGATCCGAACATCCAGAAGATGAGCAGTCCATACTCAAAGACAGAGTCAAAGGTCAGCTCAAAGTCACTCGAGCTTTTGGTGCTGGTTTTCTCAAAAAG CCGAGTTTCAATGAAGCTTTGCTTGAGATGTTCAGAGTAGACTACATTGGAACAGATCCGTACATCAGCTGCGAACCGTGCACTGTCCATCACAGGCTGACTTCAAGCGACCGGTTCTTGGTTTTATGCTCTGATGGATTGTATGAATACTTCAGCAACGAGGAGATAGTTGCTCACGTGACTTGGTTCATAGAAAACGTACCTGATGGTGATCCTGCTCAATACCTCATTGCAGAGCTTCTGTCTCGTGCAGCCACCAAGAACG GGATGGAGTTTCATGATCTGTTGGATATACCACAAGGGGATAGAAGGAAGTACCATGATGATGTCTCAGTGATGGTTGTGTCTCTTGAAGGAAGGATTTGGCGATCGTCTGGACAATATTATCCAGAGAGAAAACCAAAATCCAGTAGATGA
- the LOC108806304 gene encoding pectin acetylesterase 3, whose protein sequence is MTSVVVQFAAAISCLWLCSVVCVAQSGSSSSNTEDAIWLMESKLMATSNSSQLLMVPLTLIQGAASKGAVCLDGTLPGYHIHRGFGSGANRWLIQLEGGGWCNTRRNCVFRKTTRRGSSNHMEKVLAFTGILSNKANENPDFFNWNRVKLRYCDGASFTGDSEDQSSQLYYRGQRIWQVAMEELLSKGMQKADQALLSGCSAGGLASILHCDKFKGLLPGTTKVKCLSDAGLFMDAVDVSGGHSLRNMFQGVVTVQNLQKELSTTCTKHLDPTSCFFPQNLVSEIKTPMFLLNAAYDAWQVQESLAPPSADRTGSWKPCTSDHSRCNSSQIQFFQDFRSKMVNVVKSFSASTQNGLFINSCFAHCQSERQDTWFAPDSPKLNGKTVAESVGDWYFDRKAVKAIDCPYPCDKTCHNLIFK, encoded by the exons ATGACTAGCGTAGTAGTGCAGTTTGCGGCGGCGATAAGCTGCCTTTGGCTGTGTTCTGTCGTGTGTGTGGCTCAGAGCGGATCTAGTAGCAGCAATACAGAGGATGCGATCTGGTTGATGGAAAGTAAATTGATGGCGACATCTAATTCTTCACAGCTTCTCATGGTGCCTCTCACCTTGATTCAAGGAGCTGCCTCCAAAGGAGCTG TTTGTCTGGATGGGACACTGCCTGGTTATCATATACACCGTGGTTTTGGATCAGGTGCTAACCGCTGGCTCATCCAACTCGAG GGAGGAGGATGGTGCAACACACGGAGGAACTGTGTCTTCAGGAAAACCACACGCCGTGGCTCATCCAATCACATGGAGAAAGTTTTGGCCTTCACTGGAATCTTAAGCAATAAAGCTAACGAGAATCctg ACTTTTTCAACTGGAACAGAGTCAAACTGCGTTACTGTGATGGTGCCTCTTTCACTGGCGATAGTGAGGACCAG agttcaCAACTATACTATAGAGGACAAAGAATCTGGCAAGTAGCTATGGAAGAACTGCTCTCTAAAGGCATGCAAAAAGCAGATCAG GCTCTGCTTTCTGGATGTTCAGCTGGAGGATTAGCTTCCATCCTGCACTGCGATAAGTTCAAGGGACTCTTACCCGGTACTACCAAAGTAAAATGCTTAAGTGATGCTGGATTGTTCATGGATGC AGTGGATGTCTCTGGTGGCCACTCTCTCAGGAACATGTTCCAAGGTGTTGTTACAGTCCAG AACCTCCAAAAGGAACTGTCCACTACTTGTACAAAGCATTTGGATCCAACTTCG TGCTTCTTTCCCCAAAACTTGGTTTCAGAGATTAAGACTCCCATGTTTCTTCTAAATGCAGCTTACGACGCTTGGCAG GTACAAGAGAGCTTAGCTCCTCCATCTGCTGACAGAACCGGCTCTTGGAAACCATGCACATCAGATCACTCTCGTTGTAACTCATCTCAAATCCAGTTCTTCCAAG ACTTCAGGAGTAAAATGGTGAATGTTGTAAAGTCTTTCTCGGCCTCGACTCAGAACGGTCTGTTCATTAACTCATGCTTCGCTCACTGCCAATCCGAAAGACAGGACACTTGGTTTGCACCTGATTCTCCTAAGCTTAATGGCAAGACGGTAGCTGAATCTGTTGGTGATTGGTACTTTGACCGAAAAGCAGTCAAAGCCATTGACTGTCCTTACCCTTGTGACAAAACATGCCACAACCTCATCTTCAAATga
- the LOC108807092 gene encoding uncharacterized protein LOC108807092, whose protein sequence is MASDESMLINSSLVLDEEYSDTDDGFHYQTRQSSLSRLSICTSSFHDNDDEDNTTSEPSELGNFMSELSLESFDDMGAEADGEISDGEDSDSDKESAGFYSLPTIMSRRRRKVNVSTGLEKDNEVTSVDTLAKQRRYGHGFNFNGEERVMDGDGNCYVGGGEGESLTVLTKVKGGKKSMKMGFEEVKACRDLGFVLEVPGRVSVSVGSNRETQTSSGSNSPIANWRISSPGDDPKEVKARLKMWAQAVALASTSR, encoded by the coding sequence ATGGCTTCTGACGAGAGCATGTTGATCAATTCTTCTTTAGTTCTAGACGAAGAGTACTCTGATACAGATGATGGGTTTCATTACCAGACAAGGCAAAGTAGTTTGTCTAGGTTATCTATATGCACGAGCTCCTTCCACGACAACGACGATGAAGATAACACCACAAGTGAACCTTCCGAACTGGGTAACTTCATGTCTGAGCTGTCTCTTGAGAGCTTCGACGACATGGGAGCCGAGGCTGATGGAGAGATCTCTGACGGTGAGGATTCAGATTCCGATAAGGAGTCTGCTGGGTTTTACTCTCTCCCGACGATCATGTCTCGCCGGAGAAGAAAAGTCAACGTCTCCACCGGTTTAGAGAAAGATAACGAGGTGACGAGCGTCGATACGTTAGCTAAGCAGAGACGGTACGGTCACGGTTTTAACTTTAACGGCGAGGAGAGAGTCATGGACGGAGACGGAAACTGTTATGTAGGAGGAGGGGAAGGAGAGTCGTTGACGGTGTTAACGAAGGTGAAAGGAGGAAAGAAGTCGATGAAGATGGGTTTTGAGGAAGTGAAGGCTTGTAGAGATCTCGGGTTCGTTCTTGAAGTTCCGGGTCGGGTTTCAGTATCCGTCGGGTCAAACCGGGAGACTCAGACTAGTAGTGGCAGCAACTCTCCGATTGCCAACTGGCGTATCTCAAGTCCTGGAGATGATCCCAAGGAGGTTAAGGCGAGACTAAAGATGTGGGCACAAGCAGTTGCTTTGGCTTCTACGTCACGTTAA
- the LOC108813602 gene encoding LOW QUALITY PROTEIN: cytochrome P450 709B2 (The sequence of the model RefSeq protein was modified relative to this genomic sequence to represent the inferred CDS: deleted 2 bases in 2 codons), whose translation MELLSTTTLLALALLLLAVPKIYKSCWILVWRPWMLSRKSRKFKKQGISGPKYKILHGNLREIRKLKQEAKLTVLDPNSNDIFPRVLPHFQQWMFEYGETFLFWQGTEPRIFISDHELVKQILSNKFGFYVKPKTRPEILKLAGNGLVFADGLDWVRHRRILNPAFSMDKLKLLTTLMVDCTLRMFEEWRKQMNDGEKDKVVMMNVEFKRLTADIIATAAFGSSYYAEGIEVFKSQKELQKCCAASVTNVYIPGTEYLPTPLNLKIWKLGKKLNNSIKRIIDARLKSKSKNIEKDYGNDLLGIMLASARSNESEKRLSIDEIIEECKTFFFAGHETTANLLTWTSMLLSLHQDWQEKLREEVFDECGKDKIPYLDNCSKLKLMNMVLMETLRLYGPVLNMIRSASEDMKLGNLEIPKGTTIVVPIVKMHRDKAVWGSDGDRFNPMRFENGVSRAANHPNAFLAFSIGPRVCIGQNFALMEAKTVLTMILQRFRLNISDDYKHAPADHLTLQPQYGLPVMLQPIN comes from the exons ATGGAGCTCTTGAGCACGACCACTCTCTTAGCACTagctcttctgcttcttgcaGTTCCGAAGATATACAAATCTTGTTGGATCCTTGTTTGGCGGCCATGGATGCTATCaagaaaa tcaagaaaattcaaGAAACAAGGAATCTCTGGCCCAAAATACAAGATCCTACATGGAAACCTCCGAGAGATAAGGAAGTTGAAGCAAGAAGCTAAGCTTACGGTTCTTGATCCAAACTCAAACGATATCTTCCCTCGCGTTTTACCTCACTTTCAACAATGGATGTTCGAATACG GAGAGACGTTTCTTTTCTGGCAAGGAACAGAGCCGAGGATATTTATCTCAGACCATGAACTTGTCAAACAGATCTTATCAAACAAATTTGGTTTCTATGTTAAACCAAAGACAAGACCCGAGATACTTAAACTTGCTGGTAATGGACTTGTCTTTGCCGATGGTCTTGATTGGGTTCGTCATAGACGGATCTTAAATCCTGCTTTCTCCATGGACAAACTAAAG CTTTTGACAACATTGATGGTGGATTGTACTTTGAGGATGTTCGAGGAGTGGAGAAAACAGATGAATGATGGTGAAAAAGATAAAGTGGTGATGATGAATGTAGAGTTTAAGAGATTAACCGCTGATATCATAGCGACTGCAGCGTTTGGGAGCAGTTAT TATGCTGAAGGAATTGAAGTGTTTAAATCACAAAAGGAGCTTCAAAAGTGTTGTGCTGCTTCTGTTACTAATGTCTATATCCCTGGAACCGA GTACCTTCCTACACCTTTGAATCTTAAAATATGGAAGCTTGGTAAGAAACTAAACAACTCCATCAAAAGAATCATAGACGCGAGGCTAAAATCGAAATCCAAGAACATAGAGAAAGATTATGGAAATGATCTTCTTGGAATCATGTTAGCATCTGCAAGATCTAACGAATCTGAGAAAAGGTTGAGCATTGATGAGATCATAGAAGAATGCAAAACGTTCTTCTTTGCGGGGCACGAAACTACTGCAAATCTATTAACATGGACTTCAATGCTGCTTAGCTTGCACCAAGACTGGCAAGAGAAACTCAGAGAAGAGGTTTTCGATGAATGCGGTAAAGACAAGATCCCATATTTAGACAACTGCTCCAAACTCAAACTG ATGAACATGGTACTGATGGAAACACTTCGTCTATACGGACCAGTGTTGAATATGATCCGGTCAGCATCAGAAGACATGAAGCTAGGAAACTTAGAGATCCCTAAAGGCACAACCATAGTCGTCCCCATTGTGAAGATGCACAGAGACAAAGCCGTTTGGGGAAGCGACGGTGATAGGTTCAATCCTATGAGGTTCGAAAACGGCGTTTCTCGAGCCGCTAATCACCCAAACGCATTTCTCGCGTTCTCAATAGGACCTAGAGTTTGCATTGGCCAAAACTTTGCCCTGATGGAAGCCAAGACCGTTCTCACCATGATTCTTCAACGTTTCCGGCTTAATATCTCCGACGACTATAAGCACGCTCCGGCTGATCACCTCACTCTTCAGCCACAATACGGTTTACCAGTAATGCTTCAACCTATCAACTAG
- the LOC108808869 gene encoding transcription factor PIL1 isoform X3 → MISPSSSFKPTLNDQDYMELVCENGQILAKSRKTNNNGYFQNKRTQSILDLYETEYDESFKKNIKNLEETQVVPVSDEHTNNKKRTRSSKNELERDLLKGNKRFESPTLNDGSLKGLQNVEAITTPDEQSTAVGRSTKLYFKPSSILSRGTSRDLSCSLKKRKHGDNEEEETTYLSNSSDDESDDAKTRVPARTRKTMAKRKRSTEIHKLSERKRRHEISKKMRALQDLLPNCYKNDKVSLLDEAIKYMRTLRLQVQMMSMGNGVIQPSMMLPMGNYFPMGLGMHMGAATTTTSAPQFMPMNVQGTAFHGINNASSHMLSAFLNHPTGLIPDSPIFSPLESCSQHLVAPSCFPETQATSLSQFPMSASTSNFEDAMQFRGSSGY, encoded by the exons ATGATTTCTCCATCATCGAGCTTTAAACCAAC ATTAAACGATCAAGATTATATGGAACTTGTTTGCGAAAATGGGCAGATTCTTGCAAAGAGTCGAAAAACCAACAACAACGGCTATTTTCAGAATAAACGAACGCAATCGATATTGGATTTGTACGAGACCGAATACGATGAGAGTTTCAAGAAAAACATCAAGAATTTAGAAGAAACACAAGTTGTTCCTGTGAGTGACGAACATACCAATAATAAAAAGAGGACTAGGTCCTCCAAGAATGAATTAGAGAGAGATCTTTTAAAAGGCAACAAACGTTTTGAGTCACCAACGTTGAATGATGGTTCTTTGAAAGGTTTACAGAATGTTGAAGCTATCACAACTCCTGATGAGCAATCTACAGCTGTTGGAAGATCCACAAAATTGTACTTTAAGCCTTCTTCTATACTTTCTCGAGGAACTTCTAGAGATCTAagttgttctttaaagaagagaAAGCATGGAgacaatgaagaagaagaaacaaccTATCTAAGTAAT AGTTCAGATGATGAATCAGATGATGCTAAAACACGAGTTCCTGCGAGAACAAGAAAGACTATGGCTAAGAGAAAACGAAGCACAGAAATCCATAAGTTATCTGAAAGA AAGAGAAGACACGAGATCAGCAAGAAAATGCGTGCTTTGCAGGATTTACTACCTAACTGTTACAAG aatgaTAAGGTATCATTGTTGGATGAGGCTATCAAATATATGAGGACTCTTCGACTTCAAGTTCAG ATGATGAGTATGGGAAATGGAGTAATACAGCCATCTATGATGTTGCCGATGGGTAATTACTTTCCCATGGGTCTAGGAATGCATATGGgcgcagcaacaacaacaacatcagcACCACAATTTATGCCTATGAACGTTCAAGGAACCGCTTTTCATGGGATTAACAATGCATCATCACATATGCTAAGTGCCTTTCTTAATCATCCCACAGGACTAATCCCAGACTCTCCCATCTTTTCTCCATTGGAAAGCTGCTCTCAGCATCTGGTCGCTCCTTCATGTTTTCCTGAGACTCAAGCTACTTCCCTTAGTCAGTTTCCAATGTCTGCGTCGACCTCGAACTTCGAAGATGCTATGCAGTTTAGAGGAAGCAGTGGTTATTAG
- the LOC108808869 gene encoding transcription factor PIL1 isoform X2: MISPSSSFKPTRLNDQDYMELVCENGQILAKSRKTNNNGYFQNKRTQSILDLYETEYDESFKKNIKNLEETQVVPVSDEHTNNKKRTRSSKNELERDLLKGNKRFESPTLNDGSLKGLQNVEAITTPDEQSTAVGRSTKLYFKPSSILSRGTSRDLSCSLKKRKHGDNEEEETTYLSNSSDDESDDAKTRVPARTRKTMAKRKRSTEIHKLSERKRRHEISKKMRALQDLLPNCYKNDKVSLLDEAIKYMRTLRLQVQMMSMGNGVIQPSMMLPMGNYFPMGLGMHMGAATTTTSAPQFMPMNVQGTAFHGINNASSHMLSAFLNHPTGLIPDSPIFSPLESCSQHLVAPSCFPETQATSLSQFPMSASTSNFEDAMQFRGSSGY; encoded by the exons ATGATTTCTCCATCATCGAGCTTTAAACCAAC CAGATTAAACGATCAAGATTATATGGAACTTGTTTGCGAAAATGGGCAGATTCTTGCAAAGAGTCGAAAAACCAACAACAACGGCTATTTTCAGAATAAACGAACGCAATCGATATTGGATTTGTACGAGACCGAATACGATGAGAGTTTCAAGAAAAACATCAAGAATTTAGAAGAAACACAAGTTGTTCCTGTGAGTGACGAACATACCAATAATAAAAAGAGGACTAGGTCCTCCAAGAATGAATTAGAGAGAGATCTTTTAAAAGGCAACAAACGTTTTGAGTCACCAACGTTGAATGATGGTTCTTTGAAAGGTTTACAGAATGTTGAAGCTATCACAACTCCTGATGAGCAATCTACAGCTGTTGGAAGATCCACAAAATTGTACTTTAAGCCTTCTTCTATACTTTCTCGAGGAACTTCTAGAGATCTAagttgttctttaaagaagagaAAGCATGGAgacaatgaagaagaagaaacaaccTATCTAAGTAAT AGTTCAGATGATGAATCAGATGATGCTAAAACACGAGTTCCTGCGAGAACAAGAAAGACTATGGCTAAGAGAAAACGAAGCACAGAAATCCATAAGTTATCTGAAAGA AAGAGAAGACACGAGATCAGCAAGAAAATGCGTGCTTTGCAGGATTTACTACCTAACTGTTACAAG aatgaTAAGGTATCATTGTTGGATGAGGCTATCAAATATATGAGGACTCTTCGACTTCAAGTTCAG ATGATGAGTATGGGAAATGGAGTAATACAGCCATCTATGATGTTGCCGATGGGTAATTACTTTCCCATGGGTCTAGGAATGCATATGGgcgcagcaacaacaacaacatcagcACCACAATTTATGCCTATGAACGTTCAAGGAACCGCTTTTCATGGGATTAACAATGCATCATCACATATGCTAAGTGCCTTTCTTAATCATCCCACAGGACTAATCCCAGACTCTCCCATCTTTTCTCCATTGGAAAGCTGCTCTCAGCATCTGGTCGCTCCTTCATGTTTTCCTGAGACTCAAGCTACTTCCCTTAGTCAGTTTCCAATGTCTGCGTCGACCTCGAACTTCGAAGATGCTATGCAGTTTAGAGGAAGCAGTGGTTATTAG
- the LOC108808869 gene encoding transcription factor PIL1 isoform X1, giving the protein MNPKKEDQSVNSKSLPFCNSHIPKSFVQFTSVGKNLCASSSQPNMISPSSSFKPTLNDQDYMELVCENGQILAKSRKTNNNGYFQNKRTQSILDLYETEYDESFKKNIKNLEETQVVPVSDEHTNNKKRTRSSKNELERDLLKGNKRFESPTLNDGSLKGLQNVEAITTPDEQSTAVGRSTKLYFKPSSILSRGTSRDLSCSLKKRKHGDNEEEETTYLSNSSDDESDDAKTRVPARTRKTMAKRKRSTEIHKLSERKRRHEISKKMRALQDLLPNCYKNDKVSLLDEAIKYMRTLRLQVQMMSMGNGVIQPSMMLPMGNYFPMGLGMHMGAATTTTSAPQFMPMNVQGTAFHGINNASSHMLSAFLNHPTGLIPDSPIFSPLESCSQHLVAPSCFPETQATSLSQFPMSASTSNFEDAMQFRGSSGY; this is encoded by the exons ATGAACCCCAAGAAAGAAGACCAAAGTGTGAATTCCAAATCTCTCCCATTCTGCAACTCACATATACCAAAAAGCTTTGTTCAATTTACTTCAGTGGGAAAAAATCTATGTGCATCGTCCTCCCAACCAAACATGATTTCTCCATCATCGAGCTTTAAACCAAC ATTAAACGATCAAGATTATATGGAACTTGTTTGCGAAAATGGGCAGATTCTTGCAAAGAGTCGAAAAACCAACAACAACGGCTATTTTCAGAATAAACGAACGCAATCGATATTGGATTTGTACGAGACCGAATACGATGAGAGTTTCAAGAAAAACATCAAGAATTTAGAAGAAACACAAGTTGTTCCTGTGAGTGACGAACATACCAATAATAAAAAGAGGACTAGGTCCTCCAAGAATGAATTAGAGAGAGATCTTTTAAAAGGCAACAAACGTTTTGAGTCACCAACGTTGAATGATGGTTCTTTGAAAGGTTTACAGAATGTTGAAGCTATCACAACTCCTGATGAGCAATCTACAGCTGTTGGAAGATCCACAAAATTGTACTTTAAGCCTTCTTCTATACTTTCTCGAGGAACTTCTAGAGATCTAagttgttctttaaagaagagaAAGCATGGAgacaatgaagaagaagaaacaaccTATCTAAGTAAT AGTTCAGATGATGAATCAGATGATGCTAAAACACGAGTTCCTGCGAGAACAAGAAAGACTATGGCTAAGAGAAAACGAAGCACAGAAATCCATAAGTTATCTGAAAGA AAGAGAAGACACGAGATCAGCAAGAAAATGCGTGCTTTGCAGGATTTACTACCTAACTGTTACAAG aatgaTAAGGTATCATTGTTGGATGAGGCTATCAAATATATGAGGACTCTTCGACTTCAAGTTCAG ATGATGAGTATGGGAAATGGAGTAATACAGCCATCTATGATGTTGCCGATGGGTAATTACTTTCCCATGGGTCTAGGAATGCATATGGgcgcagcaacaacaacaacatcagcACCACAATTTATGCCTATGAACGTTCAAGGAACCGCTTTTCATGGGATTAACAATGCATCATCACATATGCTAAGTGCCTTTCTTAATCATCCCACAGGACTAATCCCAGACTCTCCCATCTTTTCTCCATTGGAAAGCTGCTCTCAGCATCTGGTCGCTCCTTCATGTTTTCCTGAGACTCAAGCTACTTCCCTTAGTCAGTTTCCAATGTCTGCGTCGACCTCGAACTTCGAAGATGCTATGCAGTTTAGAGGAAGCAGTGGTTATTAG